The Deltaproteobacteria bacterium genome contains the following window.
GGGGGGGTGGTTCTTGTTCATATAAACATTATTTGTTGGTGCAGGAAAGCGGATGTTGCCGTCAACTTTTGAGAGACGTTCGTGGTTCATTGCGCTTGAAATCCGGACGGGGATCGGCTACATACAGGCGCATGGGCGGTTAACTCAGCGGTAGAGTGCCATCCTCACACGGTGGAAGTCACTGGTTCGAATCCAGTACCGCCCACCACCGTGGCAATCCCCACAATCGACATAGGTAGGCTTTCACAAGCTTTCCCTGTCACACCACCGCACATGCGGGTCCGCATACGGCGGTTCGGCGGATGGAGCGGTCACGCGACCACCAGACGAGGGAGCCCCTGTCGATCAAAGAATGCGATCGGGAAGGCCTTATGGAGCGCAGGGAAGCCTGCCAGCCTCCACGGGCCGTGGGGGCTTCCTGCGGTCTGAGCCGCGAGGTCTTTTCCGACCCCGCGCTTCACCAGCTCCGCGAATCTCCTTTTCCCGCGTTTCCATGCCTTCCAAATCAAGCTCCGAA
Protein-coding sequences here:
- a CDS encoding transposase, with translation RSLIWKAWKRGKRRFAELVKRGVGKDLAAQTAGSPHGPWRLAGFPALHKAFPIAFFDRQGLPRLVVA